A genomic region of Raphanus sativus cultivar WK10039 chromosome 6, ASM80110v3, whole genome shotgun sequence contains the following coding sequences:
- the LOC130495480 gene encoding polyadenylate-binding protein 2-like, with amino-acid sequence MEPIFSDISRYPPPRIDTFPKRTVSNLVKALKNKSPEQQRNMIGDFLYRLVEQIEPVFTAKVTGMLLEMDRTLLFWLMESPHALREKVKEAIEVLGDWIPQQYKELEKEAYGLQASMLLPKL; translated from the exons ATGGAACCTATCTTCAGTGACATTTCTCGTTATCCCCCTCCCCGTATTGATACTTTTCCAAAACGTACTGTATCTAATCTGGTTAAAGCTCTTAAAAACAAATCTCCCGAACAACAAAGAAAT ATGATTGGTGATTTTCTCTACAGATTGGTGGAACAAATCGAGCCAGTTTTCACTGCAAAAGTCACAGGAATGCTTCTTGAGATGGACCGAACTTTACTCTTTTGGTTGATGGAATCACCCCATGCCCTCAGAGAGAAGGTCAAAGAGGCAATTGAGGTTTTAGGAGACTGGATTCCCCAACAGTATAAGGAACTCGAGAAAGAAGCATACGGGCTCCAAGCATCCATGCTTTTGCCTAAGCTGTGA
- the LOC108809233 gene encoding zinc finger CCCH domain-containing protein 39, producing MDSSYSDSRPMFVQSPWKTNDSMPYPMMMNNEQSESQPSLKRPRLNDDTTSSNNNSWMAPPSSNTPPVNRGTAKIFYKTRMCAKFKAGTCMNGDPCNFAHGMEDLRQPPSNWQEIVGPPPVGDRGRERERERERERPSSSSSVSATNNSNWEDDQKIILRMKLCRKFCFGEECPYGDRCNFVHEDLSKFREESGKLRESSVISVGTDPSLSVENGGSGSHQVDVNRRGGVSAPAPLNNAGGVKTVYWKTRLCMKFENGQCPFGDNCHFAHGQAELLRHSVGNGEAVHAVASLSKQTVVSANEAFAMRPNAAQVVTADSCGLNDEGRRQKCLLKWSDSKKINRIYGDWIDDLPVGQKSTKPVES from the exons ATGGATTCGAGTTACTCCGATTCTCGTCCCATGTTCGTGCAATCGCCTTGGAAGACGAATGATTCAATGCCTTATCCGATGATGATGAACAACGAACAATCTGAATCACAGCCTTCCTTGAAAAGGCCAAGGCTTAACGATGACACCACGTCGAGTAACAACAATTCTTGGATGGCTCCTCCATCGTCGAACACTCCTCCTGTGAACAGGGGGACGGCTAAGATATTCTACAAGACGAGGATGTGTGCAAAGTTCAAGGCAGGGACTTGTATGAACGGAGATCCTTGCAATTTCGCACACGGCATGGAGGATCTGAGGCAACCTCCTTCTAATTGGCAGGAGATTGTTGGACCTCCTCCTGTTGGAGACAGagggagagaaagagaaagggaaAGGGAAAGGGAAAggccgtcttcttcttcttctgtgtCGGCTACGAATAATAGTAACTGGGAAGATGATCAGAAGATAATCTTGAGGATGAAGCTTTGCAGGAAGTTTTGTTTTGGTGAGGAGTGTCCTTATGGTGACAGGTGTAATTTCGTTCATGAGGATCTTTCCAAGTTTCGTGAGGAGTCTGGGAAATTGAGAGAGAGCTCGGTGATAAGCGTTGGTACTGATCCGTCACTTTCTGTTGAGAATGGGGGTAGTGGTTCTCATCAAGTTGATGTGAATAGACGTGGAGGTGTCTCTGCACCTGCACCGTTGAACAATGCTGGTGGTGTCAAGACTGTTTACTGGAAGACTAGGTTATGTATGAAGTTTGAGAACGGTCAGTGTCCTTTTGGTGATAACTGTCACTTTGCTCATGGCCAAGCAG AACTGCTGCGTCACTCTGTTGGAAATGGAGAAGCTGTACACGCAGTTGCGTCTTTGAGTAAACAAACGGTGGTGTCTGCAAACGAAGCATTTGCGATGAGACCAAATGCAGCACAAGTAGTAACAGCAGATTCTTGTGGTCTTAACGATGAAGGGAGACGACAGAAGTGTTTGCTCAAGTGGAGTGACTCCAAGAAGATTAATCGAATCTATGGAGACTGGATTGATGATTTACCAGTGGGTCAAAAGTCCACCAAGCCAGTAGAGAGCTAG
- the LOC108806664 gene encoding U-box domain-containing protein 25, with translation MPRSLEPLDIGIQIPYHFRCPISLELMRDPVTVCTGQTYDRSSIESWVTTGNNTTCPVTRAPLTDFTLIPNHTLRRLIQEWCVANRSNGVERIPTPKQPADPTSVRALLSQASATSGAHVSARSRAAALRRLRGFARDSEKNRVLIAAHNAKEILIRILFDNDSTTSSELVSESLALLVMFPMTEHDQCLSIASDPGRVEFLTRLLFDSSVETRVNAAALIEMAVTGSKETVSNSESVFEGVLDLLRDAASSSPPHPRRAVKIGIKTLFALCLSKTARGVAVSAGAPEILIDRLAAGLDRCDTERALATVEILCRSPEGCAAFGEHALTVPVLVKTILRVSDRATEYAAGALLALCTAEERWRDEAAAAGVVVQLLLMVQSECTERAKRKAQKLLKLLRDSWPDYSFANSDDFACSEVVPF, from the coding sequence ATGCCGAGAAGTTTAGAGCCGTTGGATATCGGAATCCAGATACCGTACCATTTCAGGTGTCCAATCTCACTAGAGCTGATGCGTGACCCAGTCACCGTCTGCACCGGTCAAACCTACGACCGATCCAGCATCGAGTCATGGGTCACAACCGGTAACAACACCACGTGTCCAGTCACACGCGCTCCTCTGACCGACTTCACACTCATCCCGAACCACACTCTCCGCCGCCTCATCCAAGAATGGTGCGTCGCTAACCGCTCCAACGGCGTCGAGCGTATCCCCACTCCCAAACAGCCAGCCGACCCCACCTCCGTCCGTGCTCTCCTCAGCCAAGCCTCGGCCACGTCGGGAGCTCACGTCTCAGCTCGCTCACGCGCCGCCGCTCTCCGTCGTCTGCGCGGCTTCGCGCGGGACTCCGAGAAGAACCGCGTTTTGATCGCGGCTCATAACGCGAAAGAGATTCTGATTAGGATTCTGTTCGACAACGATTCTACGACGTCGTCGGAGCTGGTCTCCGAGTCGCTCGCTCTTCTCGTTATGTTCCCGATGACGGAGCATGACCAGTGCCTTTCCATCGCttcggatccgggtcgggtCGAGTTTTTAACCCGGTTACTGTTCGATTCCTCTGTGGAGACACGTGTCAACGCCGCGGCGCTGATCGAGATGGCGGTTACGGGATCGAAAGAAACGGTTTCGAACTCCGAATCAGTTTTCGAAGGAGTTCTCGATCTCCTACGCGACGCGGCGTCTTCGTCTCCGCCGCACCCGCGACGAGCTGTCAAGATCGGGATCAAAACCTTGTTCGCGCTCTGCCTCTCGAAAACGGCTCGCGGCGTCGCGGTCTCCGCCGGCGCGCCGGAGATTCTGATCGACCGGCTCGCGGCGGGGCTAGACAGGTGCGACACGGAGAGGGCATTGGCGACGGTGGAAATTCTCTGCCGGTCTCCGGAGGGATGCGCGGCGTTCGGCGAGCACGCTCTGACGGTGCCGGTTCTCGTGAAGACGATTCTGAGGGTTTCGGATCGCGCGACGGAGTACGCGGCGGGGGCGTTGTTGGCGCTTTGCACGGCGGAGGAGAGGTGGAGAGACGAGGCGGCGGCGGCGGGAGTTGTGGTGCAGCTGTTGCTGATGGTGCAGAGTGAATGTACGGAGAGGGCTAAGAGGAAGGCGCAGAAGCTGCTGAAGCTTCTGAGAGACTCGTGGCCTGACTACTCCTTCGCTAACTCCGATGATTTCGCCTGCAGCGAAGTGGTCcccttttga